One genomic region from Leptolyngbyaceae cyanobacterium JSC-12 encodes:
- a CDS encoding peptidase S16, lon domain protein (IMG reference gene:2510097002~PFAM: ATP-dependent protease La (LON) domain) — protein MAPFSSIAVRELPLFPLPEVVLFPGRPLPLHIFEFRYRIMMNTILETDRRFGVLMWDQVQGKPANVGCCAEIVQFLRLPDDRMKIRTIGQQRFRVLEYVREKPYRVGLVEWIEDEPPPVDLQPLANDVAQLLRDVVRLSAKLKGQEIELPDTIPDLPLELSYWVASNLYGVAEEQQALLEMQSTSARLEREAEILTSTRNHLAARTVLKDTLEDTLK, from the coding sequence ATGGCACCTTTTTCGTCGATCGCGGTTCGAGAACTCCCCTTATTTCCTCTGCCAGAAGTCGTACTATTTCCTGGCAGACCTCTTCCTCTCCATATCTTTGAGTTCCGTTACCGCATAATGATGAACACCATCTTGGAAACTGATCGCCGATTTGGCGTCTTAATGTGGGACCAAGTACAGGGAAAGCCCGCTAATGTAGGCTGCTGTGCAGAAATTGTACAGTTTCTGCGTCTACCTGATGATCGCATGAAAATTCGTACCATAGGTCAACAACGGTTTCGCGTCCTGGAGTATGTGCGAGAGAAGCCGTACCGCGTTGGATTGGTGGAATGGATTGAAGATGAACCCCCCCCAGTAGATTTGCAACCCTTAGCGAACGATGTTGCGCAACTTCTGCGTGATGTCGTGCGGCTTTCCGCAAAACTCAAAGGACAGGAAATTGAACTGCCGGACACCATCCCCGACCTCCCCCTCGAACTTTCCTACTGGGTTGCGAGCAACCTTTATGGTGTTGCAGAAGAACAACAAGCCCTGCTAGAAATGCAAAGTACTTCTGCCCGCCTCGAGCGTGAAGCCGAAATTTTGACCTCAACTCGTAACCATCTTGCTGCTCGAACAGTCTTAAAAGACACCCTAGAAGACACCTTAAAGTGA
- a CDS encoding membrane protease subunit, stomatin/prohibitin (IMG reference gene:2510097003~PFAM: SPFH domain / Band 7 family): MWEWIIGLLIVGGGVSSVKIIQQGNEALVERLGVYDRKLTPGPRFVIPVVERVAYQETIREKVLDIPPQPCITRDNVSITVDAVVYWRIVDMEKAYYKVQSLQNAMVNLVLTQIRAEMGKLELDETFTARSQINEILLRDLDVATDPWGVKVTRVELRDIIPSQAVQESMELQMSAERRKRAAILTSEGDRESAVNSAKGRADAQVLEAEARQKSVILQAEAEQKAIILKAQAERQSQVLKAQATAEAIQIVTQALKNDPQAANAGKVLLALGYLDVSNAIGQSESSKVMFMDPRSVPATIQGMLAMVDTESQS; this comes from the coding sequence ATGTGGGAATGGATCATTGGCTTGTTGATCGTTGGTGGTGGTGTTTCCAGCGTCAAAATCATCCAGCAGGGCAACGAAGCTTTAGTTGAACGACTTGGTGTTTACGATCGCAAACTTACTCCTGGTCCCCGTTTTGTGATTCCAGTAGTAGAACGTGTTGCTTACCAAGAAACTATCCGGGAAAAAGTGCTGGACATTCCGCCTCAACCCTGCATCACTCGCGATAATGTCTCTATCACTGTAGATGCTGTGGTTTACTGGCGCATTGTAGACATGGAGAAGGCTTACTACAAAGTCCAGAGTTTGCAAAATGCCATGGTGAATCTGGTGTTAACTCAAATTCGGGCTGAAATGGGGAAACTGGAATTGGATGAAACCTTTACAGCCCGCTCTCAGATCAATGAAATTTTGTTGCGCGACCTGGATGTTGCTACCGATCCGTGGGGGGTGAAGGTCACCCGAGTAGAATTACGCGATATCATCCCCTCTCAAGCAGTACAGGAGTCGATGGAATTGCAAATGTCTGCTGAACGGCGCAAACGAGCCGCAATTTTGACATCGGAAGGCGATCGTGAATCTGCCGTAAACAGTGCGAAGGGACGTGCTGATGCTCAGGTGCTAGAAGCAGAAGCCCGTCAAAAATCAGTTATCTTGCAGGCAGAAGCTGAACAAAAAGCCATCATCTTAAAAGCTCAGGCAGAGCGCCAAAGTCAGGTACTCAAGGCACAAGCAACAGCTGAAGCCATTCAAATTGTGACTCAAGCTCTGAAGAATGATCCGCAAGCCGCTAATGCCGGTAAGGTGTTATTGGCTCTGGGCTATCTGGATGTCAGCAATGCGATCGGGCAAAGTGAAAGTAGCAAAGTGATGTTCATGGATCCTCGTAGCGTACCTGCAACCATTCAGGGAATGCTCGCGATGGTTGATACCGAGTCCCAATCCTGA
- a CDS encoding membrane protein implicated in regulation of membrane protease activity (IMG reference gene:2510097004~PFAM: NfeD-like), with the protein MPLSPTGVWLLIGTVLCLSELLLPTAFVAFVMGVSAFAVAAIAGFTPLNLQILLWAGLSLALVVSSRRLVRTRESCKLDATEAETLTEIPPGKTGRVLYEGNSWAAQCEDPTCAIAPHQKVHIVSRRGTILIVIPENLLHS; encoded by the coding sequence ATGCCGCTAAGTCCAACAGGGGTCTGGCTGTTGATTGGAACGGTTCTCTGTTTGAGTGAGTTACTTCTGCCAACTGCTTTTGTTGCTTTTGTTATGGGGGTGAGTGCCTTTGCAGTGGCGGCGATCGCGGGTTTTACACCTCTCAACTTGCAAATTTTACTGTGGGCAGGACTGTCGCTGGCTCTTGTCGTTAGTTCTCGTCGCCTCGTTCGTACTCGCGAATCTTGCAAGCTTGATGCCACCGAAGCTGAAACGTTAACTGAGATTCCACCTGGCAAAACTGGACGAGTGCTCTATGAAGGTAACTCTTGGGCAGCTCAGTGTGAAGACCCAACGTGTGCGATCGCCCCCCATCAAAAAGTTCACATTGTTTCTCGGCGTGGCACCATCTTGATTGTGATTCCAGAGAATTTGCTGCATTCCTAA
- a CDS encoding serine/threonine protein phosphatase (IMG reference gene:2510097005) yields the protein MAVIQPQIYCPDLSCSAPLNDVSSTVCANCKTPLIHRYVWAVGRAVLNVPVGSTVAGRYYVKAPQIWLDTQPALQPDFPTVEIPDEIQVYLHLMPYHLHLPQVYGVCSPTWEAAEESGEPVILLENAPLDAQGNLFPAIAQAWASATAVRQAYWLWQLLELWTPLAEQGATASLLVADNIRVEGWRVRLCQIFWDEGILTSTETLESAPALGLSDLALLWLGWVDQAQPAIADSLRNLCYEMRTDQATVPAIADQLNQLLLQHAAKLPLRLQIASATDTGPQHEHNEDTCYPSAIDENLEADGIFPQLTVVCDGIGGHEGGEVASQIAVQSLKLQAHALLTEVTQQSELLSPNIVIEQLEAIIRVINDLIANQNDAQGREARRRMGTTLVMGLQLPQRVPLSPETTAENSHELYIVNVGDSRAYWITPRYCHCLTLDDDVATREVRMGRMVYREALQRADAGSLIQALGARDSTYLHPAIQRLILEEDGVLLLCSDGLSDNGRVEAAWADIMADVFRGKCSLESAAQAWIKLANQKNGHDNVSLVLLQCHVSSPTPELVLPNMEQQESSGWTDSAQALLQTGESVENMSADESIGVKRASTTKWLWVALIAGLLLLGGIAVWWQRTSTDGQQHREQVNPGQ from the coding sequence ATGGCTGTTATTCAACCACAGATTTACTGTCCAGATCTCAGTTGCTCTGCCCCGTTAAACGACGTGAGCAGCACAGTTTGTGCTAATTGTAAAACACCTTTAATTCATCGTTACGTTTGGGCAGTGGGACGTGCGGTACTAAATGTGCCAGTTGGGAGTACCGTAGCAGGGCGTTACTATGTCAAAGCTCCTCAGATCTGGTTAGATACCCAGCCTGCTCTGCAACCTGATTTTCCTACGGTTGAAATACCGGATGAAATTCAAGTTTATCTACATTTGATGCCTTATCATCTGCATCTTCCACAGGTGTATGGTGTTTGTTCTCCCACCTGGGAAGCGGCAGAGGAATCAGGAGAGCCGGTAATATTATTAGAAAATGCGCCTCTAGATGCACAAGGAAATTTGTTCCCAGCGATCGCGCAGGCATGGGCAAGTGCAACGGCAGTTCGGCAAGCCTATTGGTTATGGCAACTGTTGGAGTTGTGGACACCCCTTGCTGAACAAGGCGCGACTGCAAGCCTATTGGTAGCAGACAACATTCGAGTAGAGGGGTGGCGAGTCCGCCTATGCCAGATCTTCTGGGATGAGGGAATTCTGACATCGACTGAAACCTTAGAATCTGCACCAGCACTTGGATTATCAGATTTAGCACTGCTCTGGTTGGGATGGGTAGATCAGGCACAACCTGCGATCGCAGACTCTCTCAGAAACCTGTGCTACGAAATGCGAACCGATCAGGCAACAGTTCCTGCGATCGCAGATCAACTAAACCAGTTGCTTTTACAACACGCAGCCAAACTACCGCTACGGCTTCAAATTGCTAGTGCCACGGACACCGGACCTCAACATGAACACAACGAAGACACCTGCTACCCTTCAGCCATAGACGAAAACCTTGAAGCAGACGGAATTTTTCCCCAATTGACTGTGGTCTGCGATGGCATTGGTGGACATGAAGGAGGAGAAGTTGCCAGCCAGATAGCAGTACAATCCCTCAAGCTACAAGCCCATGCCTTGCTGACAGAAGTCACTCAACAATCAGAATTGCTCAGTCCTAACATCGTGATTGAGCAGTTAGAAGCGATCATTCGAGTCATCAATGATTTAATTGCCAATCAAAACGATGCTCAGGGACGAGAAGCCCGTCGCCGCATGGGAACAACGCTGGTGATGGGGTTGCAACTCCCTCAACGAGTGCCTTTATCTCCCGAAACAACTGCCGAAAATAGCCATGAACTCTACATTGTCAACGTAGGAGACAGTCGCGCTTACTGGATTACTCCTCGCTACTGCCACTGCCTTACCCTGGATGATGATGTAGCAACGCGGGAAGTGCGAATGGGACGAATGGTCTACCGAGAAGCACTTCAACGAGCTGATGCAGGATCTCTCATTCAAGCATTGGGGGCTCGTGATTCAACATATCTCCATCCTGCGATTCAGCGCCTTATCCTAGAAGAGGATGGAGTATTATTACTGTGCTCTGATGGGTTAAGCGATAATGGTAGGGTTGAAGCTGCCTGGGCAGATATTATGGCAGATGTATTTCGTGGCAAATGCTCCCTGGAAAGTGCAGCTCAAGCCTGGATTAAACTCGCCAATCAGAAAAACGGGCATGATAACGTATCACTGGTGCTGCTCCAATGCCATGTTTCATCCCCAACTCCTGAATTGGTGCTTCCTAATATGGAGCAGCAGGAATCTTCAGGTTGGACAGATTCAGCACAGGCGCTCTTGCAAACTGGTGAATCAGTAGAAAATATGTCTGCGGACGAATCTATAGGAGTAAAGCGAGCTTCTACTACTAAATGGCTCTGGGTTGCACTTATAGCAGGGTTACTATTGTTAGGCGGAATTGCTGTTTGGTGGCAACGAACCTCTACCGATGGTCAACAGCATCGTGAACAGGTGAATCCAGGTCAATAA
- a CDS encoding Ferredoxin thioredoxin reductase variable alpha chain (IMG reference gene:2510097006~PFAM: Ferredoxin thioredoxin reductase variable alpha chain) has protein sequence MQIDNESFSVGDKVRVAQSVIVYHHPEHRNQAFDIKGQEGEVIDVVKELNGKPISANFPFVVKFSPKFRAHLQAHELEKI, from the coding sequence ATGCAAATTGATAATGAGTCTTTCTCTGTTGGGGATAAAGTTCGGGTCGCTCAATCGGTTATTGTTTACCATCATCCAGAACACCGCAACCAGGCATTTGACATTAAGGGGCAGGAAGGCGAAGTCATTGATGTGGTAAAAGAACTCAATGGCAAGCCGATCAGCGCTAACTTCCCATTCGTCGTTAAGTTCAGTCCCAAGTTTCGGGCACATCTCCAAGCCCACGAACTGGAGAAAATATAA
- a CDS encoding hypothetical protein (IMG reference gene:2510097007) — MLNDFRWIAPMPPEPDHPVLEAHQLTKDFYHEVQHRQAFERYCQWYYATASQNQQELQRMQNDFNLLGWFYRSR, encoded by the coding sequence ATGCTAAACGATTTTCGATGGATTGCTCCGATGCCTCCAGAGCCTGATCATCCGGTTCTGGAGGCTCATCAGCTTACGAAAGATTTTTACCACGAAGTACAGCACCGCCAAGCGTTTGAGCGATATTGCCAGTGGTACTACGCCACTGCAAGCCAGAACCAGCAAGAGTTGCAAAGAATGCAAAATGATTTTAATCTTCTGGGATGGTTTTATCGCAGTAGATAG
- a CDS encoding chemotaxis protein histidine kinase-like protein (IMG reference gene:2510097008~PFAM: CheW-like domain; Response regulator receiver domain; Histidine kinase-, DNA gyrase B-, and HSP90-like ATPase; Signal transducing histidine kinase, homodimeric domain; Hpt domain) yields MQPDQQQRIMGYFIEEAKDHLNTIEQGLLNLQSTIEDSEMVNEVFRAAHSVKGGAAMLGLNSIQRVSHRLEDFFKVLKETPVRVDQKLENLFLRAFDALQELLGQLQGPFGLTDDAANNIVAGVEPTFEELEQHLNKLAGGAGLPQLSIPVTSGLNLDDEPETSIQVDALQQIFRNDVPTRLRDMLQLFKQPETDPVTRQQLQELCRSLSSIGEQHGLTTWCHLIETARRAIAHSDNSYRTLAPIVIRDIKLGQELVLAGRTDEIVPCAQLQALVPIAVATNETTIQDDFTGLLAGIGEDSLLHSATASNEPGLEELAAAASNLDLTGEFDASLVSEDLETHQGPEVGTAELNSLADLFEGEVPDLGLTWQQEEVIRESADLETAETGLGDLDDSGDFSDLLLEESSPPTTGFGESDDFSDLFGGELFEESSPETSSPDSDAVDANIALDDFEDLLEISDSTASASGTNADLDLDMIADELPGFDDVLTDDVNLSELGSLSLQHPTDASRTKGVELDSTLNDLGDLFDGLNEGDLASTQLQELSLDTTVPDPWSEENTTETTAASLEDLALEDLDLADAASIQLSDVELIDELAEPDATSLDLDLSDFLSVESGDELSGEAPANLDLNFENFPAIDPLDEPEGLEFLSGDASDNSLDDLLASTDSSNLSDSMGLPDAGIPALDNESLDATADDLPSFDTLGAEADLSRSQPEGIPDPWGDYPELPQPELDLTATETQSLENLLTESEELANSAELLGTGNTELFNSESLDALELDASTIPNLHAENSASEEYLFQSEGLGELEDSLSSEPLEFETGDELTSFLEQDSLNFDAELVESTSSLLDSMDVPSCEEPLQSSDFDELLEIDDASTEIADESVPTEELIESGSFELEDSSLLSKSFESEASSIDQNELLDDALLVPEISPTSGSEETVNADGLSLSNELDLTEIGDFEIPDLPADDSFDLIDLSTTDAEQATDRFGDLDALLDEAPELAESDAIHDLPNVVAEESSVDDEAFAELDGLLDQPSPSDFSYLNNLDELLDTTTTSTELETVSEPEVSNDLSDLETLLDEDNSPDVTTSSFGDFSDLEALLDTDASEDQPVDVATSGDSEFDDLDDLLKDAEEKMGGSPSVKIGRGVVPPARRTTRPGRVFSEQTMRVPVKHLDNLSNLVGELVVNRNSLEQDQERLRQSLDNLLYQVQQLSDVGQRMQDLYERSLLESSLLASRQGYRISAMPIGSRETTVIEPEVGESPGIEYDPLEMDRFTGFHSLSQEMIELIVRVRESSSDIEFIVDETEQVTRMFRQVTTQLQEGLTRSRMVPFAQTADRLPRAVRDISMKVGKQAELVIEGRETLIDKMILEQLYDPMTHLVNNAITHGIEPPTVRAALGKPPAGRITIRAFHQGNQTIISVSDDGAGIDVERVKAKAIEKGLITAADAQVMSRLDVYDILFHPGFSTKDQADDFSGRGVGMDVVRTSLSEIRGVINTDSNPAKGTTFTIRLPLTLSISKALCCISDRARIAFPMDGVEDMIDVPKERIQTNSEGQPCIAWRDTILPVRPLPELLGYNRHLSRGNVYGGNQEDDIISIVVLRSAGNFLALQVDQVLGEQEIVIKQLEGPVPKPVGVAGATVLGDGRIMPIADVLELIDLSMGRIRRDAGGSLWEQSGLTALQEPPATKTEPMVLIVDDSITVRELLSMTFNKVGYRVEQARDGQEAWEKLRSGLPCDIVFCDIEMPRMDGLELLSRIQKDANLKHLPIAMLTSRGADRHRQMAASLGASGYFTKPYLEEALLDAAQRMLRGERLLNT; encoded by the coding sequence ATGCAGCCTGATCAACAACAGCGAATCATGGGCTATTTCATTGAGGAGGCAAAAGATCACCTCAATACCATTGAGCAAGGCTTGCTAAACCTTCAAAGCACCATCGAAGATTCGGAGATGGTGAATGAGGTATTTCGAGCAGCTCACTCGGTTAAAGGTGGGGCTGCCATGTTGGGACTGAATAGTATTCAACGAGTGTCTCATCGGCTGGAAGATTTCTTTAAAGTTCTGAAAGAAACTCCAGTTCGCGTTGATCAAAAACTGGAAAATCTATTTCTACGTGCGTTTGATGCTTTGCAAGAACTGCTAGGGCAATTGCAAGGTCCATTCGGCTTGACTGACGATGCAGCTAACAATATTGTGGCTGGTGTTGAGCCAACCTTTGAGGAATTAGAACAGCACCTGAATAAACTTGCAGGGGGGGCAGGATTACCGCAACTCTCGATTCCAGTCACCTCTGGCTTGAACCTGGATGATGAACCGGAGACCAGTATTCAAGTAGACGCTCTGCAACAAATCTTTAGAAATGATGTTCCGACTCGGTTGCGGGATATGTTGCAACTCTTTAAGCAGCCTGAAACCGATCCGGTCACGCGCCAACAACTCCAGGAGCTTTGTCGTAGTCTTAGCAGTATTGGTGAACAGCATGGCTTGACGACTTGGTGTCATTTAATTGAAACTGCCCGGCGGGCGATCGCCCATTCCGATAACTCCTACCGCACGCTGGCTCCAATCGTTATTCGAGATATCAAACTGGGGCAAGAACTGGTACTGGCAGGGCGCACAGATGAAATTGTTCCCTGTGCGCAACTGCAAGCCTTAGTGCCAATTGCAGTCGCGACCAACGAAACCACAATTCAAGACGATTTTACCGGTTTGCTGGCAGGCATTGGTGAAGACAGCCTACTCCACAGTGCTACAGCCTCCAATGAACCGGGTTTAGAGGAATTAGCAGCCGCTGCCAGCAATCTAGATCTGACTGGTGAATTTGACGCATCCCTCGTCTCAGAAGATTTAGAAACTCATCAAGGACCTGAAGTTGGTACGGCAGAACTCAATTCACTGGCAGATCTGTTCGAAGGAGAAGTTCCCGATTTAGGGTTAACCTGGCAACAAGAAGAAGTGATTAGGGAAAGTGCAGACCTGGAAACAGCAGAAACAGGCTTAGGCGATCTGGATGATTCTGGAGACTTCTCCGATCTTTTACTCGAAGAATCATCACCCCCCACGACTGGATTTGGTGAATCTGACGACTTTAGTGATCTCTTTGGAGGTGAGCTGTTTGAGGAAAGTAGTCCTGAAACGTCTTCCCCTGACTCTGATGCGGTTGATGCGAACATTGCCCTGGATGACTTTGAGGATCTCCTAGAAATTTCAGATTCCACAGCATCTGCCTCTGGAACGAACGCAGATTTAGACCTGGATATGATCGCAGACGAGTTGCCAGGTTTCGATGATGTGCTCACGGATGATGTAAACCTGAGTGAACTCGGCTCGCTCTCCTTGCAGCATCCCACTGATGCCAGCAGAACGAAAGGCGTAGAACTTGATAGTACCTTAAATGACCTGGGTGATTTATTTGATGGACTGAATGAAGGCGACTTAGCCTCTACCCAACTGCAAGAGTTGTCATTAGATACCACTGTTCCCGATCCTTGGAGTGAGGAAAACACTACTGAAACAACAGCAGCGAGCTTAGAAGATCTCGCTCTTGAGGATTTGGATTTGGCAGATGCGGCTTCAATCCAACTATCGGATGTTGAGCTGATTGACGAGCTTGCGGAACCTGATGCAACGAGTCTTGACCTAGATTTAAGCGATTTCCTATCCGTCGAATCAGGAGATGAGTTGTCAGGAGAAGCACCTGCAAATCTTGATCTGAATTTCGAGAACTTTCCAGCGATTGATCCACTGGATGAGCCAGAAGGGTTAGAGTTTCTGAGTGGGGATGCTTCGGATAATTCTCTAGATGATTTGCTGGCATCCACTGATTCATCGAATTTGTCAGATTCAATGGGTCTGCCTGATGCTGGTATTCCCGCCCTGGATAATGAATCGCTTGATGCCACTGCGGATGATCTTCCCAGTTTTGATACTCTTGGCGCTGAAGCTGACTTATCCCGATCGCAACCTGAAGGAATTCCTGACCCTTGGGGAGATTATCCCGAACTGCCTCAACCCGAACTTGACCTGACAGCAACTGAAACTCAATCTCTCGAAAATCTATTAACAGAATCCGAAGAACTAGCGAACTCGGCAGAATTGTTGGGGACTGGCAATACTGAACTATTTAATTCAGAGTCGCTGGATGCTCTAGAGTTAGATGCTTCAACTATCCCCAATCTACATGCAGAAAACTCTGCCAGTGAAGAATATTTATTCCAAAGCGAGGGATTGGGAGAGTTAGAAGACTCACTCTCGTCCGAACCACTGGAATTTGAAACAGGTGACGAATTGACCAGTTTTCTGGAACAAGATTCTTTAAATTTTGATGCTGAATTAGTAGAGTCAACAAGTTCGTTGCTTGACAGTATGGATGTCCCATCTTGCGAAGAGCCATTGCAAAGTTCAGACTTTGACGAATTGTTGGAAATTGATGATGCTTCAACCGAGATTGCCGATGAATCCGTCCCTACTGAAGAACTGATTGAGAGTGGCTCCTTTGAGTTAGAAGATAGTTCTCTACTGAGCAAAAGTTTCGAGTCAGAAGCTTCATCCATAGATCAGAATGAGTTGCTAGATGATGCTTTGTTAGTTCCAGAAATTTCTCCCACGTCTGGATCAGAGGAGACAGTTAACGCTGATGGATTATCTCTGTCAAATGAGTTGGATCTGACAGAGATAGGTGATTTTGAAATTCCTGACTTACCAGCGGATGACTCATTCGATTTAATTGATCTGTCTACTACTGACGCAGAACAAGCAACTGACCGCTTTGGTGACTTGGATGCTCTGCTAGATGAGGCTCCAGAACTGGCTGAGTCTGATGCCATCCACGATTTACCAAATGTTGTTGCTGAAGAATCTAGTGTAGATGATGAAGCATTTGCTGAACTGGATGGACTGCTTGATCAACCAAGCCCCTCGGACTTCAGTTATCTCAATAATTTAGACGAACTTTTAGACACAACGACCACGTCCACCGAGTTGGAGACGGTTAGTGAGCCTGAAGTGAGTAATGACTTGAGTGACCTGGAAACTCTTCTGGATGAAGATAATTCTCCCGATGTGACGACTAGTTCATTCGGTGACTTCTCTGACCTGGAAGCCCTATTAGATACCGATGCCTCAGAGGATCAGCCAGTAGATGTTGCTACGTCTGGTGATTCTGAGTTTGACGATCTGGACGATCTGCTCAAAGATGCAGAAGAAAAGATGGGCGGTTCTCCATCGGTCAAAATTGGACGTGGCGTTGTTCCCCCTGCCAGACGGACAACTCGACCGGGTCGCGTCTTTAGTGAACAAACAATGCGTGTACCAGTCAAACATCTAGATAACCTCAGCAACCTGGTTGGGGAACTGGTGGTTAACCGGAACAGCCTAGAGCAGGATCAAGAACGGTTGCGTCAATCGTTAGATAATCTGCTGTATCAAGTGCAGCAGTTGAGCGATGTGGGGCAACGGATGCAGGATTTGTATGAGCGATCGCTCCTAGAAAGCTCCCTGCTTGCCAGTCGTCAAGGGTATCGCATCAGTGCCATGCCCATTGGGTCTCGTGAAACAACGGTGATTGAGCCTGAAGTTGGTGAATCGCCTGGGATCGAATACGATCCGCTGGAAATGGATCGATTTACCGGATTTCATTCCCTCTCTCAAGAGATGATTGAACTCATTGTCCGGGTTCGTGAATCCTCCTCTGACATTGAGTTCATCGTGGATGAAACGGAACAAGTTACGCGCATGTTTCGCCAGGTGACTACTCAATTGCAAGAAGGTCTAACCCGATCTCGCATGGTGCCCTTTGCGCAAACAGCTGATCGCCTTCCTCGTGCTGTACGAGATATCTCCATGAAGGTTGGGAAACAAGCAGAACTGGTGATTGAAGGTCGGGAAACGCTGATCGACAAAATGATCCTGGAGCAACTTTACGATCCCATGACCCATCTGGTTAACAATGCGATTACACATGGGATTGAACCACCTACGGTACGTGCAGCCTTGGGCAAGCCACCCGCCGGACGAATTACGATTCGAGCTTTTCATCAAGGGAACCAGACGATTATTTCGGTTTCTGATGATGGTGCTGGGATTGATGTTGAGCGGGTAAAAGCGAAAGCGATCGAAAAAGGGTTGATTACAGCAGCGGATGCGCAAGTTATGTCTCGTCTGGATGTGTACGATATTCTCTTCCATCCAGGGTTTAGCACCAAAGATCAAGCTGACGACTTCTCTGGACGGGGAGTAGGGATGGATGTTGTCCGCACTAGTTTGAGCGAAATTCGAGGAGTGATTAATACAGACTCCAACCCCGCGAAAGGCACAACATTTACGATTCGTTTACCGTTGACGTTGAGTATTTCTAAGGCACTCTGTTGCATCAGCGATCGCGCCCGGATTGCCTTCCCAATGGATGGGGTTGAAGACATGATCGATGTACCGAAAGAGCGAATTCAAACTAATTCAGAGGGGCAACCCTGCATTGCCTGGAGAGATACTATCCTGCCAGTACGCCCTCTACCCGAGTTGTTGGGTTATAACCGTCATCTGAGTCGAGGCAACGTTTACGGTGGTAATCAGGAAGACGATATCATCTCGATTGTGGTGCTCCGTAGTGCGGGCAACTTCCTGGCACTACAGGTGGACCAAGTGTTGGGCGAGCAAGAAATTGTTATCAAACAACTGGAAGGTCCTGTTCCCAAACCAGTCGGTGTAGCAGGTGCAACGGTTCTAGGAGATGGTCGGATTATGCCAATCGCCGACGTTCTCGAATTAATTGACCTATCAATGGGTCGCATACGTCGGGACGCAGGTGGTTCGCTGTGGGAACAGAGTGGTTTGACAGCCCTCCAAGAACCTCCTGCAACCAAGACCGAGCCAATGGTGCTGATCGTAGACGATTCCATCACGGTGCGGGAATTGCTTTCAATGACCTTCAACAAAGTCGGCTATCGAGTCGAGCAGGCACGGGATGGACAAGAAGCCTGGGAAAAACTACGTTCCGGCTTACCCTGCGATATTGTTTTCTGTGATATTGAAATGCCCAGAATGGATGGGTTAGAGTTATTATCCCGAATTCAGAAAGATGCAAACCTCAAGCATTTGCCCATTGCCATGCTGACTTCACGCGGTGCGGATCGTCACCGCCAGATGGCAGCCTCCTTGGGAGCTAGTGGTTACTTCACAAAGCCATACCTGGAAGAAGCCCTCCTCGATGCAGCACAACGTATGCTAAGAGGAGAACGCCTGCTTAACACATAA